From the Candidatus Methylomirabilota bacterium genome, the window GGTGGCGAAACGCGGATCTGTCCTCGGCCATCCGCTTCGGCATCAATGCTTTCGCTCAGAGCTACGCCACCGACGAGCCCCGCGAGGCGACCCTCGCCTTCCTCGAGAAGCGCAAGCCCCGGTTCGAGTAAGCCATGATCAAGGCGGTGACCTTCGACTTCTGGGAGACGCTCGTTCAGGACTCGGCGGAGAACCTGCGCGGCCAGCGGAGGCTCCGCATCGAGGCCCTCCACCGGGCCGTCCGTCGAGCCGGCTGCGAGCTCGAGGAGTCGCTCGTCGTGGAGGCCTACGATCGCTCGGAGCGCGCGCTCACCGAGAGCTTCTGGAGCCAGGATCGCGATCCGCGCATCGAGGAGCAGGTGCGGCTCGTGCTCGAGATCATCTCCCCGAGCGTCTGCGAGACGATGCCCTCCGCGCACTTCGAGGAGGCGCTCGCCGGCTACATCGAGCCCGTGCTGCGCCTCCCGCCCGCCCTGTGCGCGGGGGCGGACGAAGCCGTGCGGGCGCTCGCCGCGCGCGGGATCGCCCTCGGGATCGTGTCGAACACGGGCCGCACTCCCGGCATCATCCTGAGGAAGGTCCTCGAACGCTACGATCTCCTGCGTCACTTCTCGGTCATCTCGTATTCCGACGAAGTCGGCTACCGCAAGCCCGATGCGGAAATATTCCGCCGCACCCTCGCCGGTCTCGGCGCCGAGCCGCATCACGTGGCCCATGTCGGCGACAACCCGGTCGCTGATGTCCGGGGAGCCCAAGGTGTCGGCATGCGCGGCATCCACTTCGCGGCCGCGGGCACGCCGGGGGCCGCGCATGCCGATCTCGTGGTCACCGATCTGCGTCAGCTCGCCGATCGCCTCGATACCTGAGCGCCTTCCCTCCCTACACGAGGACTCAGTCCCCGGGTCTTTTCGTATTGCGTCATGGAACTGTCACGCGTAAGATCGACGCCCGTTATGGATGTGGCCGCGCTCAGATCGAAAATCCGCGATATCAAGGATTTCCCAACTGAAGGCATCCTCTTCAAGGACATCACCACGCTCCTCAAGGATGGCCCGGCCTGGACCGCGGTGATCGAGCATCTGGCCGCCAAGCATGGCAAGGGAACGGTGGACGTGGTGGTGGGAGTCGAGTCGCGTGGCTTCATCTTCGGCGGGGCCTTGGCCCAGCAGCTGGGGGCCGGCTTCGTGCCGGTGCGCAAGAAAGGCAAGCTGCCCTCGCGGGTGATAGAGGAAGAGTACGAGCTCGAGTATGGCCGTGATGTCCTCGCCATTCACGAAGACGCGATCCGCCCGGGCCAGAAGGTCGTGGTGGTGGATGACCTCCTCGCCACGGGCGGCACCATGGCCGCCACCCTCCGTCTCGTCGAGCGCCTCGGGGGTGTCGTGGTGGCGGCGGAGTTCCTCATCGAGCTGAGATTCCTCAAAGGGCGCGAGCGGCTGAAGGGCTACCGCATCGAGTCCCTCATCCAATACGACTAGGGAGCCTGAATGGACCATGGCGTGAGGGAGAGCACCATCGCCGGCCTCCAGGGGGCGGGCCATGGTATCGTATGGCCATGGTGGTGGAGGGGATTCATGACTAGTTCGATGCGTATTGCCACGGCGGCGCTCCTGATCCTGCTGCTCGCGGCGGCCGCGCCGGCCGCGGGGGAAGAGCTTCGCCAGGGCCTCAATGCCCCGCTGATCCTCCAAATGCTG encodes:
- a CDS encoding HAD-IA family hydrolase → MIKAVTFDFWETLVQDSAENLRGQRRLRIEALHRAVRRAGCELEESLVVEAYDRSERALTESFWSQDRDPRIEEQVRLVLEIISPSVCETMPSAHFEEALAGYIEPVLRLPPALCAGADEAVRALAARGIALGIVSNTGRTPGIILRKVLERYDLLRHFSVISYSDEVGYRKPDAEIFRRTLAGLGAEPHHVAHVGDNPVADVRGAQGVGMRGIHFAAAGTPGAAHADLVVTDLRQLADRLDT
- a CDS encoding adenine phosphoribosyltransferase, yielding MDVAALRSKIRDIKDFPTEGILFKDITTLLKDGPAWTAVIEHLAAKHGKGTVDVVVGVESRGFIFGGALAQQLGAGFVPVRKKGKLPSRVIEEEYELEYGRDVLAIHEDAIRPGQKVVVVDDLLATGGTMAATLRLVERLGGVVVAAEFLIELRFLKGRERLKGYRIESLIQYD